In Elephas maximus indicus isolate mEleMax1 chromosome 7, mEleMax1 primary haplotype, whole genome shotgun sequence, the following proteins share a genomic window:
- the BATF2 gene encoding basic leucine zipper transcriptional factor ATF-like 2 isoform X3, whose amino-acid sequence MHLCRGDGLLARTDLEEHQRQLKRKQKNQAAAQRSRQRHTDKADALHQQHESLEKHNHTLRREIRALQSELAWWGRILHLHERLCPVDAASLSAPGRPGPHGCVGQPDIFQTPASPPPARHISPALQPYKPPGLLASPLPSPSVGPDAVPVPPAQLSTSPVPPPSSACSSLLGPSLELSTLLSSPPAPTAPLQPLRWEHPAGGKPESSPHSPLAPLGLARPQSGEYTPASAFSTANRQGLGVGLRPCPLPAFPLLSSAQVHF is encoded by the exons ATGCACCTCTGTAGGGGCGATGGGCTGCTGGCCAGGACG GACCTCGAGGAGCATCAGAGGCAGCTGAAGAGGAAGCAGAAGAACCAGGCAGCCGCCCAGCGCAGCCGGCAGAGGCACACGGACAAGGCAGACGCCCTGCACCAG CAGCACGAGTCGCTGGAAAAGCACAACCACACCCTCAGGAGGGAGATCCGGGCCTTGCAGTCTGAGCTGGCGTGGTGGGGCCGGATCCTGCACCTGCACGAGCGCCTGTGCCCGGTGGACGCCGCCTCCCTCTCAGCCCCGGGGCGCCCTGGGCCACACGGCTGCGTGGGGCAGCCCGACATCTTCCAGACCCCAGCTTCCCCGCCTCCGGCTCGGCACATCTCTCCAGCTCTGCAGCCTTACAAGCCCCCGGGCCTCCTTGCATCCCCTCTGCCCTCACCGTCTGTGGGCCCTGATGCGGTCCCTGTGCCTCCTGCCCAGTTATCCACCAGCCCTGTCCCACCTCCCTCCTCCGCTTGCTCCAGCCTGCTGGGGCCTTCCTTGGAGCTCAGCACCCTCCTGTCCAGCCCCCCAGCCCCGACTGCCCCTCTGCAGCCCCTTCGTTGGGAGCACCCCGCTGGAGGGAAGCCGGAGTCCTCACCCCACAGCCCTTTGGCGCCTCTAGGGCTTGCCAGGCCGCAGAGCGGGGAGTACACACCAGCGTCTGCCTTCTCCACAGCAAATCGGCAAGGACTGGGTGTTGGTCTCAGGCCCTGCCCTCTCCCGGCCTTCCCTCTGCTCTCCTCTGCCCAAGTCCACTTCTAA